One part of the Augochlora pura isolate Apur16 chromosome 3, APUR_v2.2.1, whole genome shotgun sequence genome encodes these proteins:
- the LOC144467536 gene encoding uncharacterized protein LOC144467536 yields the protein MNPLIACMIVGLAGFALAEPPVSGGYSYSRPSGGGGGGGGYSFGGGGGGGGGGGGYTAVSTGYQTNEGASVDGALLEQIRQILLKEELQAQQSGGFGGGGYAPSSSYGAPSSSYGAPSSSYGVPSYQTRVVGIDLEGIRQAIQVAQFNQISQGPGGYPSGPSTGYGAPSRPSSGYGAPF from the exons ATGAATCCTCTGATCGCG TGTATGATCGTCGGCCTGGCAGGGTTCGCCCTGGCCGAACCACCGGTCTCCGGTGGTTACAGCTACAGCAGACCGTccggaggcggcggcggcggcggaggctACTCCTTCGGaggtggcggcggtggcggtggcggcggcggcgggtaCACCGCCGTCTCCACCGGCTACCAGACGAACGAGGGAGCCTCCGTCGACGGAGCCCTGCTCGAGCAGATCCGGCAGATCCTCCTGAAGGAGGAACTGCAGGCCCAGCAGAGCGGAGGATTCGGTGGCGGCGGTTACGCCCCTAGCTCCAGCTACGGGGCCCCGTCCTCGTCGTATGGCGCGCCGAGCTCCTCGTACGGCGTACCCAGTTACCAAACCCGCGTGGTAGGCATCGATCTCGAAGGAATCAGGCAAGCCATCCAAGTGGCACAGTTCAACCAAATCAGCCAGGGACCTGGAGGCTACCCTAGCGGACCCAGCACCGGCTATGGGGCACCCAGCAGACCCAGCAGTGGCTACGGCGCGCCGTTCTAA
- the LOC144478753 gene encoding immediate early response 3-interacting protein 1 gives MAFTLWTLFEATLLCLNAICVLNEERFLAKVGWISWQSVQGFGERPTMKAQLTNLVRSIRTVAKVPLIFLNIVVIIMKLVLG, from the exons atggcGTTCACCTTGTGGACTCTCTTCGAGGCAACCTTGCTCTGTTTGAACGCAATTTGCGTTTTGAACGAGGAGAGGTTCCTCGCCAAAG ttgGCTGGATATCGTGGCAGAGTGTTCAAGGATTTGGGGAGAGACCTACCATGAAAGCACAATTGACAAACCTAGTTAGGTCCATAAGAACAGTAGCAAAGG tgccattaatatttttaaatatcgtagtaataattatgaaattggtACTGGGATGA
- the LOC144478749 gene encoding uncharacterized protein LOC144478749, giving the protein METTTSEPMEDSPEKIQISPPVQVVRVPVKHANLGIRSHAMDMSTMVELTSFSTLGKIQPFLVTITTTAALLVDLHCHLTDKEVCGYLGGHWDINSHNLSITTAFPCRYSGKDKSAAAAVESEIARAMEWKRVTLVGWYHSHPRSHASPSLRDVDSQLDYQIKMKGPSDNGYTPCVGLICSPYNTDGSCYESNFNVFWSLPPPENRPHEYPRPMLLSYTLSQEHFLSQDTLEEIRRCIEYYRSEGGIDFTANFNNNTTYLERLRCSLASKLPGRNRSNGSYWDVIREMICPGSEDGTSPEFLAVKFPLVPVSEPLVPSVPPGVGLNPNNAAVFLTPVNFKPDSAIITPTSKPFVMQPSTSRDSIKKDNILATDSASITQIKDGNATASKQHISPTEVMPSFQSGELTVSVKNTKCDYDYPTSDFAKLPNPLGADNGVNKSRLAATPDFPLADITQQISKFSDLSKLANFSTADLAKLSGFSIADFTRTSSPSPSTYIRNIANLFGPLGKISPARDIEGNERKPTDFAMVDSIQSPFKATSGSSESCRNFPEDYSTDRKKMDLQNDNSKLNRSNEYQGTEDLSISSVKSDFGGMLDMTTLHKKQQSSDMGDSLNLCKERQ; this is encoded by the exons atggaaacaacaACTTCAGAACCGATGGAAGATAGTCCTGAGAAGATTCAGATCAGTCCCCCTGTGCAAGTAGTAAGAGTACCAGTGAAACACGCGAATCTTGGAATACGGAGTCATGCCAT GGATATGAGTACTATGGTAGAGCTCACCTCCTTCAGTACGCTAGGCAAAATACAGCCCTTTTTAGTCACAATAACGACTACTGCAGCTTTGTTAGTAGATTTACATTGTCATTTGACAGACAAGGAAGTCTGTGGTTACCTAGGTGGACATTGGGACATTAATTCACACA ATTTATCCATAACAACTGCCTTTCCATGTCGGTATTCTGGCAAAGACAAATCAGCTGCAGCAGCAGTTGAGTCAGAAATTGCAAGAGCTATGGAATGGAAAAGAGTAACCCTGGTTGGATGGTACCATTCTCATCCCAGGTCTCATGCTTCACCTTCATTAAGAGATGTTGATTCTCAATTAGACTATCAGATCAAAATGAAGGGACCTAGTGACAATGGATACACTCCATGTGTTGGATTAATATGCT CTCCTTATAATACTGATGGAAGCTGCTACGAATCCAACTTCAATGTATTCTGGTCTTTACCACCCCCTGAAAATCGACCCCATGAGTACCCAAGACCAATGTTGTTGAGTTACACCCTGTCCCAAGAGCATTTTCTCTCTCAGGACACATTGGAAGAAATT AGGAGATGTATAGAGTACTATAGAAGCGAAGGGGGCATCGATTTTACTGCCAATTTCAATAACAACACCACCTATCTCGAACGTTTAAGA tgttCACTCGCGTCCAAATTACCAGGACGGAACCGATCGAACGGTTCCTACTGGGACGTAATCAGAGAAATGATTTGTCCCGGTTCTGAAGACGGAACGTCGCCAGAATTCCTTGCTGTGAAATTCCCGTTAGTACCAGTTTCAGAACCACTAGTTCCTTCAGTTCCGCCGGGGGTTGGGCTCAACCCCAACAACGCAGCTGTCTTCCTTACTCCCGTGAACTTTAAACCCGATAGTGCCATAATCACTCCCACGTCAAAGCCTTTTGTAATGCAGCCATCCACGTCTAGAGATAGTATTAAAAAAGACAATATTCTAGCTACAGATTCTGCGTCGATCACGCAGATAAAGGATGGTAACGCGACGGCGTCCAAACAACACATATCGCCCACAGAAGTGATGCCGAGCTTTCAGTCCGGGGAGCTAACAGTATCggtaaaaaatacaaaatgcgATTACGATTACCCGACATCCGATTTCGCGAAATTGCCAAATCCGCTTGGGGCGGATAACGGTGTAAATAAATCGCGATTAGCGGCAACGCCTGATTTTCCTTTGGCTGACATAACGCAGCAGATATCAAAGTTCTCGGACTTGTCGAAGCTAGCTAACTTTTCCACTGCGGACTTAGCGAAGCTCTCAGGATTTTCTATCGCGGATTTCACGAGAACATCGTCCCCATCACCATCCACTTACATACGAAATATTGCCAATTTATTTGGTCCACTTGGTAAAATATCCCCTGCAAGGGACATCGAAGGCAACGAACGCAAACCGACTGATTTCGCGATGGTGGATTCCATCCAGTCGCCTTTTAAGGCGACTTCCGGTTCCTCCGAGTCTTGTAGGAACTTTCCCGAAGACTACTCCACCGATCGAAAGAAGATGGACCTGCAGAACGATAATTCTAAGTTGAATAGATCTAATGAATATCAAGGAACTGAAGATCTGTCGATTTCCAGTGTAAAGTCCGATTTCGGGGGGATGCTCGACATGACAACGTTACACAAGAAGCAACAATCCAGTGACATGGGTGATTCTCTGAATTTATGCAAGGAACGACAGTAA
- the Nfs1 gene encoding nfs1 cysteine desulfurase codes for MFRPARSLLTTLNRVKECRAVHTSLQNLTDIVEYESVITDEYKRGPAEGRSLYLDAQATTPMDPRVLDKMMPYLTTYYGNPHSRTHMYGWESEAATELARSQVADIIGADKKEIIFTSGATECNNIAVKGVAKFYKAKKNHIVTTQTEHKCVLDSCRALQAEGFKVTYLPVKPNGLIDLNELEAAITRETSLVSVMMVNNEIGVKQPVAEIGAICRKKKVFFHTDAAQAIGKIPIDVNLMNIDLMSISGHKIYGPKGVGALYVRRRPRVRVEPMQSGGGQERGMRSGTVPAPLAVGLGAACELAKMEMEYDHKYISMLSKHLIKKIMSNLPHVIRNGDENEWYPGCVNLSFAYVEGESLLMALKDVALSSGSACTSASLEPSYVLRAIGASEDLAHSSIRFGIGRFTTMEEIDFTAENTIRHVKRLRAMSPLWEMVEEGIDLKTIKWTQH; via the exons ATGTTCCGGCCGGCAAGAAGCCTATTAACGACATTAAATCGTGTCAAAGAATGTCGAGCAGTGCATACtagtttacaaaatttaacgGACATTGTAGAATATGAAT CTGTTATTACCGATGAATATAAAAGAGGTCCTGCAGAGGGTAGATCCCTTTATTTGGATGCTCAAGCAACTACCCCAATG gaTCCACGTGTATTGGATAAAATGATGCCTTATTTAACTACATATTATGGAAATCCTCATTCTAGAACACATATGTATGGTTGGGAAAGTGAAGCAGCAACAGAGCTTGCACGCAGT CAAGTAGCAGATATAATAGGTGCTGacaaaaaggaaataatattcacatcAGGGGCAACAGAATGCAACAACATAGCTGTCAAGGGGGTGGCAAAGTTCTACAAAGCTAAAAAGAATCATATTGTGACAACCCAGACA gaGCACAAATGTGTATTAGATTCCTGTAGAGCTTTGCAAGCAGAAGGCTTTAAAGTAACTTATTTACCAGTAAAGCCTAATGGTCTTATTGACCTCAATGAATTAGAAGCAGCAATCACACGTGAAACCTCTCTAGTCTCTGTAATGATGGTAAATAATGAGATTGGTGTGAAGCAACCAGTTGCAGAGATTGGTGCTATTTGTAG AAAGAAGAAAGTATTTTTTCATACAGACGCAGCTCAAGCGATCGGGAAAATTCCAATCGATGTTAATCTGATGAATATCGATCTAATGTCTATCAGTGGACATAAAATATATGGCCCTAAAG gAGTTGGAGCCCTATATGTGAGAAGAAGGCCAAGGGTTCGTGTGGAACCTATGCAAAGTGGAGGTGGTCAAGAAAGAGGAATGAGGAGCGGTACTGTTCCTGCACCTTTAGCTGTAGGCTTGGGTGCAGCTTGTGAATTAGCAAAGATGGAAATGGag TACGATCACAAATATATCTCAATGCTCTCAAAacacttaattaaaaaaataatgtcgaATTTGCCACACGTTATACGTAACGGGGACGAAAACGAGTGGTACCCTGGCTGCGTCAATTTATCCTTCGCCTATGTGGAAGGTGAATCTCTATTAATGGCATTGAAGGACGTGGCTTTGAGCAGTGGTTCTGCTTGTACCAGCGCTAGTTTGGAACCCAGTTATGTACTTAGAGCAATAGGAGCATCGGAAGATCTGGCACATTCCAGTATAAG ATTTGGTATCGGCCGTTTCACGACGATGGAAGAGATCGATTTCACCGCAGAGAATACTATTCGGCATGTTAAGAGACTTCGGGCAATGAG TCCATTGTGGGAAATGGTTGAAGAGGGAATCGATCTTAAAACGATCAAGTGGACTCAGCACTAG
- the Rabx6 gene encoding RAS oncogene family member RabX6, whose protein sequence is MATVKVTEQKVILCGEYGVGKTSIFRRFANNTFVTSSDRKSTLGLDNIDKEYLVEDRRIRLQLWDTGGMERVASVTSSYYKFAEAAILVFALDNSTSFHLLSQHLLDIVTYAENAKIFLCGNKSDLETVAPQVTDAEMEQFCEQCHNLISGIYKTSCKTGEGINEMFEDIVQHLVEANRSRMELHEMDKDRFKISYMDEAADPSCLC, encoded by the exons ATGGCTACGGTTAAAGTAACTGAGCAGAAAGTCATTCTGTGCGGGGAATATGGTGTCGGGAAGACGTCTATATTTAGGCGATTTGCGAATAATACTTTTGTCACAAGCAGCGATAGAAAATCTACTCTTGGGCTCGATAATATAGACAAAGAGTATCTCGTTGAAGACAGACGAATTCGG ttgcAATTATGGGATACAGGTGGTATGGAAAGGGTTGCATCAGTAACATCTAGCTACTACAAATTTGCAGAGGCTGCTATATTAGTGTTCGCATTAGACAACTCCACATCTTTTCACCTTTTATCTCAACATCTGTTGGATATTGTAACATATGCTGAGAATGCAAAGATATTTCTTTGTGGGAATAAAAGCGATCTGGAAACTGTGGCACCGCAAGTTACAGATGCTGAAATGGAGCAATTCTG TGAGCAATGTCACAACTTGATATCgggtatatataaaacatcgtGTAAAACTGGGGAAGggataaatgaaatgtttgaaGACATAGTCCAACATTTGGTTGAGGCAAACAGATCACGTATGGAATTGCATGAAATGGACAAAGACAGATTCAAGATCTCCTACATGGATGAAGCTGCAGATCCGTCTTGCTTATGTTAA
- the Csn8 gene encoding COP9 signalosome subunit 8, whose amino-acid sequence MVLNDVDTFCRELEKAELEAPSGITTAKTYAQLLAVYLYQNDLCNAKYLWKRIPADVKTENTELKQIWIVGQCMWQRNWAAIHAALNAEWSTDVGNIMNALKDNVRERAVNLVSKAYSSVGLNVFAMMTGLAEEEARRAAIERGWTIDGTMVQPRKIETEECILDNEDLIEDQMRKLTQFVSYLEN is encoded by the exons ATGGTATTGAACGACGTGGATACATTTTGTCGCGAGCTAGAGAAAGCCGAATTGGAG gcGCCCAGTGGAATTACTACAGCGAAGACGTACGCTCAATTGTTAGCAGTTTATCTTTACCAGAACGATTT ATGTAACGCTAAGTACCTATGGAAGCGGATACCTGCCGACGTGAAAACGGAAAACACAGAACTGAAGCAGATTTGGATCGTGGGCCAATGTATGTGGCAACGGAACTGGGCTGCTATTCACGCTGCCCTAAACGCCGAATGGAGCACAGACGTTGGGAACATTATGAACGCACTCAAAG ATAACGTTCGTGAGAGGGCGGTAAATTTAGTGTCCAAGGCGTACTCGTCGGTGGGTTTGAATGTGTTCGCTATGATGACTGGCCTGGCAGAAGAGGAAGCGCGGCGGGCGGCTATCGAAAGAGGTTGGACCATCGATGGAACGATGGTGCAGCCGCGTAAGATTGAGACTGAAGAGTGCATCCTCGACAACGAGGACCTTATCGAAGACCAGATGCGCAAGCTCACGCAATTCGTCTCCTACTTGGAGAACTGA